From Halorubrum salinarum, one genomic window encodes:
- a CDS encoding transcription initiation factor IIB, producing MNKRTNEERPDTVSRKSGTDAPSSSAAGDCQSVTDSVSEENEDERHSQTTCPECHGRLRRADDDVDAVCDDCGLVVSDATLDTNIKLYTPDGTGDQDSRVGPSSTNLLHDKGLSTVIGWQDTDAKGNALSGERRQQMRRLRRWDERFRRRSSADRNLMHALGEIDRMASALGVPESTRETAGVIYRRALADGLLPGRAVESVATAVLYAASRMDDVPRSIDEVSTVSRVEQIRVERAYRHVSRELGLEIPPTDPRSFIGRIASDVECTDATEREARRLAGIAVENGVHSGKHPVGIAAGALYAAAKQCDESLRQADIAHATDVSEMTIRNRYPEILAATDTEDE from the coding sequence ATGAACAAGCGCACTAACGAAGAGCGACCGGACACAGTTTCCCGCAAAAGCGGTACTGATGCGCCCTCGTCAAGCGCAGCCGGCGATTGTCAGTCTGTTACCGACTCCGTTTCGGAGGAGAATGAGGACGAACGGCACAGTCAGACTACGTGTCCGGAGTGTCACGGACGACTTCGTCGAGCCGATGATGACGTTGATGCGGTCTGTGACGACTGTGGACTCGTCGTTTCAGACGCGACGCTTGATACGAACATCAAACTGTACACGCCGGACGGCACCGGCGATCAGGACTCTCGCGTCGGGCCATCGAGCACGAACCTCTTACACGATAAGGGGTTATCGACGGTGATCGGGTGGCAAGACACCGACGCGAAGGGGAACGCGCTGTCGGGAGAACGGCGACAACAGATGCGTCGCCTTCGACGATGGGATGAGCGCTTCCGACGACGCTCATCGGCGGATAGGAATCTCATGCATGCGCTCGGTGAGATCGACCGCATGGCTTCCGCGCTCGGCGTGCCCGAAAGCACCCGAGAGACGGCAGGCGTCATCTACCGTCGCGCACTTGCGGACGGACTCCTTCCGGGTCGAGCCGTTGAAAGCGTCGCCACTGCGGTGCTGTACGCGGCGAGTCGCATGGATGACGTCCCGCGCTCTATCGACGAGGTTTCAACAGTGAGCCGCGTCGAACAAATTCGCGTTGAGCGGGCATATCGACACGTCTCACGTGAACTCGGGTTAGAAATTCCACCAACAGATCCTCGTTCGTTCATCGGGCGGATTGCGTCGGACGTGGAGTGTACGGACGCGACAGAGCGAGAGGCACGACGTCTCGCCGGAATAGCGGTTGAAAACGGTGTTCACAGCGGGAAACATCCGGTAGGCATCGCCGCAGGGGCACTGTACGCGGCTGCCAAACAGTGCGATGAGTCTCTCCGACAAGCAGATATCGCTCATGCTACGGACGTAAGCGAGATGACGATACGGAACCGGTATCCTGAGATTTTGGCCGCAACAGATACCGAGGATGAATAG
- a CDS encoding DUF7563 family protein, whose protein sequence is MPECAHCGAHVSQQFVTVFGLDGGDVVACPACSGRAHIAETIVDRY, encoded by the coding sequence ATGCCGGAGTGCGCCCACTGCGGAGCACACGTCTCACAACAGTTTGTGACCGTGTTCGGGTTAGACGGTGGTGACGTAGTTGCCTGTCCAGCATGTTCCGGTCGGGCACACATCGCAGAGACGATCGTGGATCGATACTAG
- the sufB gene encoding Fe-S cluster assembly protein SufB, whose translation MSSKQDDLKETNTEARFEFKKEEKSAFKSEKGLTEETVRVISEDKDEPEWMLERRLRALEQFQEMPMPTDWPGQPDLSEVDVDEIVPYIRPDVDVRAGVDDWTELPDDIKDTFDKLGIPEAEKNALSGVGAQYESEVVYQNMQERWEEKGVIFCNMDEAVQEHEELVREHFMTKCVPPSDNKFAALHGAIWSGGSFVYVPENTTVDMPVQAYFRMNSEGMGQFEHTLIIAEEGSEVHYIEGCSAPKYSKFNLHCGGVEVFVDEDAHVQYSTVQNWSKNTYNLNTKRAIADKGGRMEWISGSMGSKATMLYPSTILKGRGASDNHITIAFAGEGQDIDTGAKVYHNAPDTKSTVESKSIAKDGGRTNYRGLVHIADGAENSSTAVECDALMFDNESTSDTMPYMEINESKVDVAHEATVGKIGDEDIFYLQSRGLDDDDAKQMIVSGFIEPITEELPIEYAVELNRLVELEMEGSLG comes from the coding sequence ATGAGTTCAAAACAAGACGATCTCAAAGAGACGAACACTGAGGCCCGATTCGAGTTCAAGAAGGAGGAGAAGTCCGCCTTCAAAAGCGAGAAGGGTCTCACCGAGGAGACGGTCCGCGTCATCTCGGAGGACAAAGACGAACCCGAGTGGATGCTGGAGCGGCGCCTGCGAGCACTCGAACAGTTTCAAGAGATGCCGATGCCCACCGACTGGCCCGGCCAGCCGGACCTGAGTGAGGTCGACGTCGACGAGATCGTTCCCTACATTCGGCCGGACGTCGACGTTCGTGCCGGCGTCGACGACTGGACGGAACTCCCGGACGACATCAAGGACACCTTCGACAAGCTGGGCATCCCGGAGGCCGAGAAGAACGCGCTCTCCGGTGTCGGCGCCCAGTACGAGTCGGAAGTCGTCTACCAGAACATGCAGGAGCGCTGGGAGGAGAAGGGCGTCATCTTCTGTAATATGGATGAGGCCGTCCAAGAACACGAGGAGCTCGTCCGCGAGCACTTCATGACGAAGTGCGTCCCCCCGAGCGACAACAAGTTTGCCGCTCTTCACGGCGCCATCTGGTCGGGCGGCTCGTTCGTCTACGTCCCCGAAAACACCACCGTCGACATGCCGGTCCAGGCGTACTTCCGGATGAACTCCGAGGGGATGGGTCAGTTCGAGCACACGCTCATCATCGCCGAGGAGGGCTCGGAAGTTCACTACATCGAGGGCTGTTCCGCCCCGAAGTACTCGAAGTTCAACCTCCACTGCGGCGGCGTCGAAGTGTTCGTCGACGAGGACGCACACGTTCAGTACTCGACCGTGCAGAACTGGTCGAAGAACACGTACAACCTGAACACCAAGCGCGCCATCGCCGACAAGGGCGGGCGCATGGAGTGGATCTCCGGCTCGATGGGGTCGAAGGCGACGATGCTGTACCCCTCGACGATCCTGAAGGGCCGCGGCGCCTCCGACAACCACATCACCATCGCCTTCGCGGGCGAGGGCCAGGACATCGACACCGGCGCGAAGGTGTACCACAACGCGCCGGACACCAAGTCCACGGTCGAGTCGAAGTCGATCGCGAAGGACGGCGGCCGCACCAACTACCGGGGCCTCGTCCACATCGCGGACGGCGCCGAGAACTCCTCAACCGCCGTGGAGTGTGACGCGCTGATGTTCGACAACGAGTCGACGTCGGACACGATGCCGTACATGGAGATCAACGAGTCGAAGGTTGACGTCGCCCACGAGGCCACCGTTGGGAAGATCGGCGACGAGGACATCTTCTACCTCCAGTCGCGCGGTCTCGACGACGACGACGCCAAACAGATGATCGTTTCGGGCTTCATCGAGCCCATCACGGAGGAGCTGCCGATCGAGTACGCCGTCGAGCTCAACCGGCTCGTCGAGCTCGAGATGGAGGGTTCGCTGGGGTGA
- a CDS encoding sulfite exporter TauE/SafE family protein — MVESLLRIDVVLFVLIGVLGGAHCIGMCGPLVTMYSKQMTPQPDGGAVTANDGRPGHLTTYEVRQHFLFNVGRATTYAILGTLFGALGSVVFVTADQLTPIADLLRGVVGLAVGGFIVATGVRYVIGGSGGDIRIPGVQRVTSWLATRVHRHVNSPSIVGLGAVHAFLPCPMLYPAYLFALASGSPTTGGIALGALGIGTIPAVFLYGTIIQSIDVAHRRRVHRLLGVVFVVLGYVLFAHGLMALGVHLPHPMFPHYQPLGGAMGH; from the coding sequence ATGGTCGAGTCACTCCTCCGAATTGACGTCGTCCTCTTCGTTCTCATCGGCGTGCTCGGCGGCGCACACTGTATCGGGATGTGTGGGCCGTTAGTGACGATGTACTCGAAACAAATGACGCCGCAGCCCGATGGCGGGGCGGTGACAGCCAACGACGGGCGTCCCGGTCATCTCACGACCTACGAGGTTCGCCAGCACTTCCTGTTCAACGTCGGCCGAGCGACGACATACGCAATTCTCGGGACTCTCTTCGGCGCGCTCGGAAGCGTCGTGTTCGTCACCGCTGACCAGCTGACACCGATCGCCGACCTCCTGCGAGGTGTTGTCGGTCTTGCCGTCGGAGGGTTCATTGTGGCGACCGGCGTTCGATATGTGATTGGAGGAAGCGGAGGCGATATTCGAATCCCCGGCGTCCAGCGCGTTACGTCGTGGCTCGCGACGAGAGTCCATCGGCACGTGAACAGCCCGAGTATTGTTGGGCTCGGCGCCGTTCATGCGTTTCTTCCCTGCCCGATGCTGTATCCCGCGTATCTGTTCGCCCTCGCGAGTGGCTCTCCGACTACCGGGGGAATCGCTCTCGGTGCCCTCGGTATCGGGACGATTCCAGCCGTCTTCCTCTATGGGACGATTATCCAGTCGATCGACGTTGCCCACCGTCGACGCGTTCATCGGCTGCTCGGCGTGGTGTTCGTCGTGCTGGGGTACGTGCTATTCGCGCACGGATTGATGGCACTCGGAGTTCACCTCCCACATCCGATGTTCCCGCATTACCAGCCCCTCGGGGGCGCGATGGGGCACTGA
- a CDS encoding SCO family protein: protein MDRRSFCKTAGVAGVTAGTAGCLGVLGSSGAEGTVLGPPERDLSEASFPSYGDNMPEFTVPDPIHGEEISTAQFEGERAVLWTSFYTNCPDGVCPALILRLRRGQEAATEEGYGDQVAFLPITFDPERDTAEALREYAGQQGVDLDAGNWHFLRPETYERAQEIHDEHFGLKIEKQPADDIENLEYRFPHYGLIILANKQGIIERAYPRGPQTDIERLVDDLGRVATA, encoded by the coding sequence ATGGACCGACGGAGTTTCTGTAAAACGGCCGGGGTCGCGGGAGTCACCGCCGGCACTGCCGGTTGTCTTGGTGTCCTTGGCAGTAGTGGCGCCGAAGGAACCGTTCTCGGACCGCCGGAGCGAGACCTCAGCGAGGCATCATTCCCGAGCTACGGTGACAACATGCCCGAGTTCACCGTCCCCGACCCGATCCACGGCGAGGAGATATCGACGGCCCAGTTCGAGGGCGAGCGCGCGGTGCTGTGGACGTCATTTTACACCAACTGTCCGGACGGGGTGTGTCCCGCACTCATTCTCCGGCTCCGTCGTGGACAGGAGGCCGCCACCGAGGAGGGATACGGCGACCAAGTCGCGTTTCTCCCCATCACGTTCGATCCCGAGCGCGACACCGCCGAGGCCCTCCGCGAGTACGCTGGCCAGCAGGGGGTCGACCTCGACGCGGGGAACTGGCACTTCCTCCGCCCAGAGACCTACGAGCGGGCCCAAGAGATACACGACGAGCACTTCGGTCTGAAGATCGAGAAGCAACCGGCAGATGACATCGAGAATTTAGAGTATCGCTTCCCGCACTACGGGCTTATCATCCTCGCCAATAAGCAAGGGATCATCGAGCGGGCGTACCCACGGGGCCCGCAAACCGACATCGAACGGCTCGTCGACGACCTCGGACGAGTTGCCACCGCGTGA
- a CDS encoding winged helix-turn-helix transcriptional regulator — MATTRGRVRRHVRETPGVHFNQVTRDLGIATGQAQYHLRRLVNDGELMVERIAGRAHYFDPTFGPWERRALAFLRRETAREIVLRLHADGPLRPETLTTELDLARSTVSWHVSTLSDAGIVTKSDDRPMTITLTRPDRTAELLEVVSPSLPDRLVDRFIRSVDSLFE, encoded by the coding sequence ATGGCGACGACCAGAGGTCGGGTGCGACGACACGTCCGCGAGACGCCTGGTGTCCACTTCAACCAGGTGACACGCGATCTGGGCATCGCCACCGGACAGGCGCAGTATCATCTCCGACGACTAGTGAACGACGGGGAGTTGATGGTCGAGCGGATCGCTGGTCGGGCTCACTACTTCGATCCCACCTTCGGCCCGTGGGAACGACGCGCGCTCGCGTTCCTTCGACGTGAGACCGCCCGCGAGATCGTACTGCGGCTCCATGCGGACGGTCCTCTTCGCCCGGAAACACTAACCACAGAATTGGATCTCGCGCGGAGCACGGTCTCGTGGCACGTCTCGACCCTCAGCGACGCTGGAATCGTCACGAAATCCGACGACCGCCCGATGACGATCACGCTGACCCGCCCGGACCGCACGGCTGAGTTGCTTGAGGTGGTGTCGCCCTCGCTGCCAGACCGGCTCGTCGACCGGTTCATTCGAAGCGTCGACAGCCTCTTTGAATAA
- a CDS encoding DUF7471 family protein produces MIASLIVRAVFSAFVPLTVQGSPVLLTVIACAGIGTSALFVVSLVAYRRRQTGQYRLISAAVGVLVLRSLIGAGTVLGAVPMPVHHFVEHSFDFLIAAMILYAVYAHAPGSLGEDVTSD; encoded by the coding sequence GTGATCGCGTCGCTCATCGTTCGGGCCGTCTTCTCGGCTTTCGTGCCATTGACCGTTCAGGGGTCGCCCGTACTGCTGACCGTCATCGCGTGTGCCGGAATCGGAACCAGCGCGCTCTTCGTCGTGAGCCTCGTCGCGTATCGACGCCGCCAGACCGGCCAGTACCGACTGATCAGCGCCGCGGTTGGGGTGCTTGTTCTACGGTCACTGATTGGCGCTGGGACTGTTCTGGGAGCTGTTCCGATGCCGGTTCACCACTTCGTCGAACACAGCTTTGACTTCCTGATCGCTGCGATGATCCTCTACGCCGTGTACGCTCACGCCCCGGGTTCGCTTGGTGAGGATGTCACAAGCGACTAG